The following are encoded together in the Drosophila sechellia strain sech25 chromosome 3R, ASM438219v1, whole genome shotgun sequence genome:
- the LOC6619243 gene encoding E3 ubiquitin-protein ligase TRIM33 isoform X5, which translates to MDMDLEQLKNDFLPLIAGIKQEQLDAVPTDALPQMSTPNTASGAPTTSSLSSSSLSLSNPCDSAEKRSESNSSASAKFTLFKCVYCAQLLGSNDRPKLLECLHVACAQCVSTKFSELDRSLPPLIHCPVCDNASQQEFIVDNQFLIEQCTAGDSGDGVGHLGLTGEGQKSSAAASIQCSSCSDGAVATSWCVDCSEYICDSCVQAHQRLKITKDHTIKPKDEANNEQLAGAAGVDKLHMCQLHPQEKLSLFCETCDKLTCRDCQLSDHRDHKYKFAHEIATESRQALSTLVSEINYKRFLLSSATKVIDDRQQLIHDKKKDLIKEITAMAVKITNTVNTRGKQLIMRLNEVCDSKLKVLVEKKETLQLLSDNTDHCIDFMQNALEKGSDFAILSSKKSLVRHLQKLKCQRADIPNPEIPVRIQVQLNQVSDLQKVISQLGIIIVDGKPYPPTASPNGTPQPQHPPRQPPSPNMAPPLRPGLPPGMPAGLSPNGPPVNFGPQNGPPLYSNAAQQQFNNLSMSRSFPGDGSVRFGGMPPVGMQRHGQPHVSSSTHPQNMDISLRGLLNNQTAQSPNAHMAFNGPPSYPGGPQGAPAPAHQAMGPQMRPHFMPGQQGFSQGGGPGGGPRDANFMNNNARFQSQYQRMANHAQQAAAAAAMAGAAGGGGGQIPSPGALQRPPMMSNPMQNSLGFHGSQAGFNTGPPQTSPQLGGGGMHSLAKWHIPQSAQQSNMCSQQGPLLPFANGRQTSENFKISLKSPNTLKNSTPPSLGGGGAGHQGHGNGSSSAQLNAAALGLGPAVSILSNVTSTNPKTPSPSTHENTKDFTEPIDKVRDDSINDLIATIAKLDSNGVQVLPEGRTKTTSPQVHSSTDLSNTQEVNNKNEQKDDPNEDWCAVCLDGGELMCCDKCPKVFHQNCHIPAISSLPDESESWQCLLCVNIKELTKTEGSEKSSSGELSALELRILQRICLELYCQYEQSLNFREPESPANTSYYEIVSSPMSLDVIRTRLDPSSPNHYKDIAGFVSDVRLIFSNTYLFYQEDTKTYSNAKYLENFFEEQLAKWLPQFEGTKPQGKRNTSNSPALLGLNATGSPSPIENGRKSCGSASLGDSDGACLPAKRARRSAHE; encoded by the exons ATGGATATGGATTTGGAGCAGCTAAAGAACGACTTCCTGCCGCTTATCGCCGGGATCaagcaggagcagctggaCGCCGTGCCCACGGATGCCCTGCCTCAGATGAGCACACCCAACACGGCCAGCGGAGCGCCAACCACCTCGTCATTGAGCTCCTCTTCGCTGAGTCTGAGCAACCCCTGCGACAGTGCCGAGAAAAGG TCGGAGTCAAACTCTTCGGCATCAGCCAAGTTCACCCTTTTCAAGTGCGTTTACTGCGCTCAACTCCTCGGATCCAACGATCGACCCAAGCTGCTAGAATGCCTTCACGTGGCCTGTGCCCAGTGCGTGAGCACCAAGTTCTCAGAGCTGGACCGTTCCCTGCCACCATTGATCCATTGTCCGGTATGCGACAATGCGTCGCAGCAGGAGTTCATCGTGGACAACCAGTTCCTCATTGAGCAGTGCACCGCCGGAGACAGTGGCGATGGGGTCGGTCATCTGGGTCTGACTGGCGAGGGTCAGAAGAGCTCCGCTGCGGCGAGCATCCaatgcagcagctgctccgaTGGTGCGGTGGCCACGTCGTGGTGCGTTGACTGCTCGGAGTATATTTGCGACAGTTGTGTGCAGGCTCACCAGCGCCTGAAGATCACCAAGGACCACACGATCAAGCCCAAAGACGAGGCCAACAACGAGCAGCTGGCCGGAGCTGCCGGGGTGGACAAGCTGCACATGTGCCAGTTGCATCCGCAGGAGAAACTTTCGCTGTTTTGCGAGACCTGCGACAAGCTCACTTGTCGGGATTGCCAGTTGAGCGACCATCGGGATCACAAATATAAGTTCGCGCACGAGATTGCCACGGAATCACGACAGGCGCTGTCCACACTCGTTTCCGAAATCAACTACAAACGCTTCCTTCTCTCCTCGGCTACCAAGGTGATCGATGACCGCCAACAGCTGATCCACGACAAGAAGAAAGACCTTATCAAGGAGATCACAGCCATGGCGGTAAAGATCACCAATACGGTCAATACCCGAGGCAAGCAGCTAATCATGAGATTGAACGAGGTGTGCGACAGTAAACTCAAGGTGCTGGTGGAAAAGAAGGAGACGCTGCAGTTGCTGTCCGACAACACGGACCACTGCATCGATTTCATGCAAAACGCGCTGGAGAAGGGCAGTGATTTCGCCATCCTCTCGAGCAAAAAGTCTTTGGTGCGTCACCTGCAGAAGCTCAAGTGCCAACGGGCGGATATCCCAAATCCGGAAATCCCAGTGCGCATTCAGGTGCAGCTTAACCAGGTTTCCGATCTGCAGAAAGTAATCTCGCAGCTGGGCATCATCATCGTCGATGGCAAACCGTATCCGCCAACGGCCTCGCCCAACGGAACCCCCCAGCCACAGCACCCGCCGCGCCAGCCTCCCAGTCCGAACATGGCCCCACCCCTGCGCCCTGGTCTTCCACCCGGAATGCCCGCTGGCCTCTCGCCGAACGGACCGCCCGTCAACTTCGGACCGCAGAACGGACCGCCGCTCTACAGCAATGCTGCCCAGCAGCAGTTCAACAATCTGTCCATGAGTCGCTCCTTTCCGGGTGACGGGTCAG TTCGCTTCGGGGGAATGCCGCCAGTGGGCATGCAGCGACACGGACAACCGCACGTGAGCTCCTCCACACATCCGCAGAATATGG ACATCAGCCTGCGGGGCCTACTGAACAACCAGACAGCGCAGAGCCCGAATGCCCACATGGCATTTAATGGACCGCCCAGCTATCCGGGTGGGCCGCAAGGAGCACCGGCTCCGGCCCACCAAGCGATGGGCCCGCAGATGCGTCCGCATTTCATGCCCGGCCAGCAGGGTTTCTCGCAGGGCGGTGGACCCGGAGGCGGTCCGCGGGACGCCAACTTTATGAACAACAACGCGCGCTTCCAGTCGCAGTATCAGCGTATGGCCAACCACGCTCAGCAGGCAGCGGCTGCGGCGGCCATGGCCGGAGCGGCGGGGGGCGGAGGCGGCCAAATCCCTTCGCCGGGTGCACTGCAGCGACCACCGATGATGTCCAATCCCATGCAGAAT TCGTTGGGGTTTCATGGGAGCCAGGCTGGCTTTAATACCGGCCCACCGCAGACCTCCCCGCAGTtaggcggcggcggcatgcACAGCCTGGCCAAGTGGCACATCCCGCAATCCGCACAACAGTCGAACA TGTGTTCGCAACAAGGTCCCCTTTTGCCTTTTGCGAATGGCCGCCAGACATcggaaaattttaaaatctcACTCAAATCTCCAAACACGCTCAAAAATAGCACCCCGCCCAGCCTGGGGGGCGGTGGTGCGGGTCACCAGGGCCACggaaacggctcctccagcgCCCAACTGAACGCAGCAGCTCTGGGATTGGGGCCAGCCGTTTCGATACTCTCAAACGTCACCTCGACGAATCCAAAGACGCCCAGTCCCAGCACCCATGAG AACACTAAGGACTTCACCGAACCCATTGATAAGGTGCGAGATGACTCGATTAACGATCTGATTGCAACCATAGCCAAGCTGGACTCGAATGGAGTGCAGGTATTGCCGGAGGGTCGGACAAAGACCACCTCGCCGCAGGTGCACAGCTCGACGGATCTGTCCAACACACAGGAAG ttaataataaaaacgaacaaaaagATGATCCCAACGAGGACTGGTGCGCCGTCTGTCTGGATGGAGGCGAGCTGATGTGCTGCGACAAGTGTCCGAAGGTTTTCCACCAGAACTGTCACATCCCCGCGATCAGCTCGCTGCCGGACGAGAGCGAGAGCTGGCAGTGCCTGCTGTGCGTCAACATCAAGGAGCTGACTAAGACGGAGGGAAGTGAAAAGAGCTCATCCGGCGAGCTAAGCGCCCTCGAGCTCCGTATCCTGCAGCGCATCTGCCTAGAGTTGTACTGCCAGTACGAGCAGAGTCTCAACTTCCGGGAGCCGGAGTCGCCAGCCAATACATCCTACTACGAGATTGTTTCCAG TCCCATGTCACTAGACGTTATTCGCACCCGCCTGGATCCATCCAGTCCGAATCACTACAAGGACATTGCAGGCTTCGTGTCCGACGTACGTTTAATATTCTCCAACACATACCTCTTTTACCAG GAGGACACGAAAACTTACTCCAATGCCAAGTACTTGGAAAACTTCTTCGAGGAGCAGCTGGCAAAGTGGTTGCCGCAATTTGAGGGCACCAAGCCGCAGGGTAAGCGAAATACCTCAAACTCGCCGGCGCTATTAGGTTTGAATGCAACTGGTTCGCCGTCGCCCATCGAGAACGGACGGAAGAGCTGCGGCTCGGCATCATTGGGTGACAGCGATGGTGCCTGCTTGCCGGCCAAGAGGGCGAGACGCTCGGCGCACGAATAG